The bacterium genome includes a region encoding these proteins:
- a CDS encoding N-acetylmuramoyl-L-alanine amidase, translated as MGKSSVIKIALDAGHGCRGKSSHTGAAANGLIEDEIVLDFVKRIGHHIRLAGYHTLYTRSDDTMTALSARGKMAVAGKCDLFLSIHCNAGPSSAQGVEAFVAEADTRSAEIAMDLVTCVVGKGMANRGVKWDSQSQHTKLRVLRDTYKHMPAVLLEIGFLTNVSDSAHLKDKFFREAVSIEIAKACIQCIK; from the coding sequence TTGGGAAAAAGTTCTGTAATAAAAATAGCACTCGATGCAGGGCATGGCTGCCGTGGGAAGTCATCACACACCGGTGCGGCTGCAAATGGCCTGATTGAGGACGAGATAGTGCTTGATTTTGTCAAAAGGATCGGCCACCACATAAGGCTTGCTGGATATCACACACTCTATACCCGTTCGGATGATACAATGACGGCTCTGTCGGCACGCGGAAAGATGGCGGTCGCAGGCAAGTGTGACCTCTTTCTTTCGATCCACTGCAATGCCGGTCCATCCAGCGCGCAGGGAGTTGAGGCCTTTGTAGCCGAAGCAGATACACGCAGTGCTGAAATAGCAATGGACCTGGTCACCTGCGTGGTTGGAAAAGGAATGGCCAATCGTGGTGTGAAGTGGGACTCGCAGAGTCAGCATACCAAACTTAGAGTGCTCAGAGATACATATAAGCACATGCCCGCCGTGCTCCTCGAGATCGGCTTCCTGACGAATGTCAGCGATTCCGCACATCTGAAAGACAAATTCTTCCGAGAAGCTGTTTCGATTGAGATTGCTAAAGCATGCATACAGTGCATCAAATAA
- a CDS encoding acetyl-CoA carboxylase carboxyltransferase subunit alpha, whose product MPPSEWNVLDFEKPIAELDNQITEIKRLTMERGEDRSDDIATLEKDRDRLLAEIFANLSTWDRVLLARHPKRPYTLDYVRVMFDDYTELSGDRLFADDHAMVGGIATLDGRQIMFVGQQKGRDLKDRQYRNFGSAKPEGYRKALRLMKMAEKFKRPVICLVDTPAADCSVGSEERGISEAIARNLMEMSTLETPVISVVIGEGGSGGALGIAVADRVLMLEHAVYSVIPPESCAAILWRDPTKHREMAEALKVTSRDALRLGVIDEIIAEPPGGAHRNVDIAARNIKTALIKHLDQLEKVKTPKLLDERYKKFKSMGSFKEPSEQ is encoded by the coding sequence ATGCCGCCTAGCGAATGGAATGTGCTTGATTTTGAAAAACCTATTGCAGAACTCGACAACCAGATCACTGAGATTAAAAGGCTCACCATGGAACGCGGTGAAGACCGCTCTGACGATATCGCAACTCTTGAAAAAGACCGTGACAGACTCTTGGCTGAGATATTTGCAAACTTAAGTACGTGGGATAGAGTATTGCTGGCGCGTCACCCGAAGCGGCCATATACGCTCGACTACGTCAGGGTGATGTTCGATGATTATACAGAGCTTTCGGGCGACAGACTCTTTGCGGACGACCATGCAATGGTGGGGGGTATCGCCACGCTCGACGGCAGGCAGATCATGTTTGTCGGCCAACAGAAAGGTCGCGATCTTAAGGACCGTCAGTATCGCAACTTCGGCAGCGCCAAGCCCGAGGGATATAGAAAAGCACTCAGGCTGATGAAGATGGCAGAAAAATTCAAAAGGCCGGTTATCTGCCTTGTGGATACACCCGCCGCAGACTGCAGTGTCGGCTCGGAAGAGCGGGGTATAAGCGAGGCGATTGCCCGCAATCTGATGGAGATGTCGACTCTGGAGACGCCAGTAATTTCTGTTGTCATAGGTGAAGGCGGCAGTGGAGGCGCATTGGGTATTGCAGTTGCCGACCGTGTTTTGATGCTCGAACATGCAGTCTACTCTGTAATACCACCTGAAAGCTGCGCGGCTATCCTCTGGCGTGACCCGACAAAGCATAGAGAAATGGCTGAAGCCCTGAAGGTAACCAGCCGCGATGCTTTGAGACTTGGTGTAATAGACGAGATAATCGCTGAGCCGCCGGGTGGCGCTCACAGGAATGTGGATATTGCCGCACGGAATATAAAGACTGCGCTTATCAAGCATCTGGACCAGCTCGAAAAAGTAAAAACACCAAAGCTTTTGGATGAGCGTTACAAGAAATTCAAAAGCATGGGTTCCTTTAAGGAACCATCCGAACAATAA
- the accD gene encoding acetyl-CoA carboxylase, carboxyltransferase subunit beta has product MRLPHIRTKWEVLQDMTPGPWFGLKDKAARKTARKSVDALPDGLWTKCPKCSEILFNKELEKNLRVCSKCGYHYKLGALERIEITIDDGTFVEMDAGLTAVNPLDFPEYETKIAKGRMMSGLSEAIVTGTGEINRIEVALGVADCRFMCGSMGSVVGEKVVRVIEHAIENKLPVIQFTTSGGARMQEGILSLMQMAKTAAACARLSKAGLPYIVVFTDPTTAGVHASYASIGDFIFAEPGALVGFAGARVAQQAGVIHRPDNFQTSEFQLEHGMIDRIVSRRELKSTLIKVLQFCGCKEKEDAA; this is encoded by the coding sequence ATGCGTTTACCGCATATACGGACTAAGTGGGAGGTGTTGCAGGATATGACGCCTGGACCATGGTTTGGACTAAAGGACAAGGCTGCACGTAAAACTGCTCGAAAGAGCGTGGATGCGCTGCCCGATGGACTGTGGACAAAATGCCCGAAGTGCAGCGAAATACTGTTCAATAAGGAACTGGAAAAAAATCTGCGCGTCTGCAGCAAGTGTGGATATCACTACAAACTCGGAGCCCTGGAACGCATCGAGATTACGATAGATGATGGGACGTTTGTCGAGATGGATGCAGGCCTTACGGCTGTCAATCCACTGGATTTCCCCGAGTATGAGACCAAGATCGCCAAAGGCAGAATGATGTCCGGCCTCAGCGAGGCTATAGTGACAGGAACCGGCGAGATAAACAGAATCGAAGTGGCGCTCGGTGTGGCGGACTGCAGGTTTATGTGCGGAAGCATGGGCAGTGTTGTCGGTGAAAAGGTAGTGCGGGTTATTGAGCATGCCATAGAGAATAAGCTGCCTGTGATCCAGTTTACCACATCAGGCGGCGCAAGGATGCAGGAAGGTATTCTTTCACTAATGCAGATGGCCAAAACTGCTGCGGCATGCGCACGACTGAGCAAGGCCGGCCTGCCGTACATAGTCGTCTTCACAGACCCGACTACTGCAGGTGTGCATGCCAGTTATGCATCAATAGGCGACTTTATATTCGCCGAGCCTGGAGCATTGGTAGGTTTCGCAGGTGCCAGAGTTGCCCAGCAGGCCGGTGTCATCCATCGACCGGACAACTTCCAGACATCAGAGTTCCAGCTCGAACACGGCATGATCGACAGGATTGTGTCGCGCAGAGAACTCAAGTCCACACTCATAAAGGTGCTGCAGTTCTGCGGCTGTAAGGAGAAGGAAGATGCCGCCTAG